In the genome of Caulobacter flavus, the window AGTCGAGGGCCGTGGCCATGCGGTGGTAGTCGGCCGATCGCTCGGCCAGCCGCGCGAGGGTTTCGGCTGCGGAAGGTTCGGATTGGACGAGGTCGAGAGCCATCGCCGCACTCTAACCCCGCCGGAGGGAGGCGTCCGCCCGGTTCTTGCGCCCGTTCAGGCGTACCGTTCGGCCCGCGCGGCTCTGATCGCGGCCTCCAGCGCGCGGGCGAAGGCCGTCCGCTCGTCGGGGCTCAGCGCCCGGGCCAGGGTCACGCGGCGGCGCGACATGAACAGGCGCACACGGCTCTCGTGCTCGCCGGGCTGATCCAGGTCGACGCGGGTGAAGGCCGTCGGCGAGGTCCAGACCACCTTGGCCCCTTTCTCGTCCTCGCGGCTGACGGTGATCGCCTCGGCGGTGACCCGCACGCGCTCCGAGCGCGACAGGGCGCGGTTGCTGGCGCGCAGGGCCAGCCACAGGGCCAGGACGTCCAGTCCCAGGAACGGCAGCACCGGCGGCGCGCCGACCACCAGCAGGAACGCCGCCACCATCAGGTTGAAGGCGATCGCCACGCCCAGCACCATGGCCATGCCGGCGCGGCTCAGCGACCGGTTGGGGCGGATCACGGCGTCCATGTACAGCGCGTCGGCCATCTCGATGGTCTACGCTCCTCGCGCCGCCTTGGCGAGGCGACCGCATCACGGCATGGTCGCCG includes:
- a CDS encoding DUF2244 domain-containing protein — its product is MADALYMDAVIRPNRSLSRAGMAMVLGVAIAFNLMVAAFLLVVGAPPVLPFLGLDVLALWLALRASNRALSRSERVRVTAEAITVSREDEKGAKVVWTSPTAFTRVDLDQPGEHESRVRLFMSRRRVTLARALSPDERTAFARALEAAIRAARAERYA